In Apium graveolens cultivar Ventura chromosome 10, ASM990537v1, whole genome shotgun sequence, the following are encoded in one genomic region:
- the LOC141689625 gene encoding uncharacterized protein LOC141689625 has translation MDGENQNNNENQGNNDEGGNVFDQLAETLAVLVNQQPKPNIVSQFKRLNPPTFDGATDPAIVEMWIQEMEKAFGLLGSNEEQKVTLAVYQLQGSAYDWWLMEKRKNETTNLEENHEPYTWAKFKKALEDKYFPRTVRLQKERDFIRLQQGGRTVIEYEAEFAKLAKYASTLVADESSRARRLEEGLRSDIRNSVASFELQTYEAVLNKALVIERGLAESEKASGSWNKRRFNQTSGQSFQGGPLKKPHVYDNIGGQGDRERCSRCGKNHPDKVCRWNTGACFHCGEVGHKISNCPHNPPPPPRKEADNKMGKGRVFQLTGNENYRN, from the coding sequence ATGGATGGAGAAAATCAGAACAACAATGAAAATCAGGGCAATAATGATGAAGGAGGAAACGTCTTTGACCAGCTGGCTGAAACTCTAGCTGTACTTGTGAATCAGCAACCGAAGCCCAACATCGTCTCTCAATTCAAGCGTTTGAACCCGCCAACTTTTGATGGAGCTACAGACCCGGCTATCGTTGAGATGTGGATCcaagagatggaaaaagctttcGGACTTCTGGGGAGCAATGAGGAACAGAAGGTAACCTTAGCTGTGTACCAATTGCAAGGAAGCGCTTACGACTGGTGGCTTATGGAAAAGAGGAAGAATGAGACGACAAATCTTGAAGAAAATCATGAACCGTACACTTGGGCAAAGTTCAAGAAGGCTTTAGAGGACAAGTACTTTCCGAGAACAGTTCGTCTGCAGAAAGAGAGGGACTTCATTCGACTTCAACAAGGTGGAAGAACCGTCATTGAATACGAAGCAGAATTTGCAAAGCTTGCGAAGTACGCGTCGACCCTAGTAGCAGATGAGAGCAGTCGAGCACGAAGATTAGAGGAGGGACTTCGAAGTGACATCAGGAATTCAGTGGCGTCGTTTGAACTTCAGACGTACGAGGCTGTCCTCAACAAGGCGTTAGTGATCGAAAGGGGCTTGGCAGAATCTGAAAAGGCGTCTGGCAGTTGGAATAAGAGGCGGTTCAATCAAACTAGTGGGCAATCTTTTCAAGGGGGACCACTCAAGAAGCCACACGTGTACGATAACATCGGAGGTCAAGGTGATCGAGAAAGGTGTTCGAGGTGCGGCAAGAATCATCCCGACAAAGTCTGCCGTTGGAATACTGGTGCTTGTTTCCATTGCGGAGAAGTAGGACACAAGATTTCGAATTGTCCGCACAACCCGCCACCGCCACCAAGGAAGGAAGCAGATAACAAGATGGGCAAGGGGCGTGTGTTCCAGCTCACAGGAAATGAAAACTATCGCAATTAA